One Candidatus Nitrotoga arctica genomic window, TTCTTCGTAGTAGTCCTGCCCTTGGTCGGTATATTCTTCTCCCTTGGTAAGCATGGTGTAAATCAGGCGTGCCAACTTGTGCGCGGCGGCGGTTACGGCTTTAGGTTTGTCCATGCGCCCGCACATCCTGCGGAAATATGCGCCCAGCGCCGACTGGCTGCTGCGCAATGCTGCTGCGGCCAATCTCAAGGCTTGGGCCGCCCGGTTGGCTACGCGCTTGGTCTTGCCGCTCATCACTTTGCCTCCGGTAATCTTGGTGCCGGGGCATAGCCCCAGCCAACTCGCGAAGTGCCCTGCCGTGGGGAAGCGCGACATGTCCGCCCCGGTCTCGGAGATCACCGCAAGCGCGGTGGTGACGTCGATGCCGTCGATGCGCGTAAGATCAACTCCGCACATCCTGAACAATTGCGTGCGCAGATCAAACTTCGGCGCGTTGCGGGCGCGACCACGCTTCTTTCCCTTCGCTGGTTCGCCGTCATGAACTTGCAGGCTTTGCAATTGCCCCTCGATCTCACGGTCGCACTCGGCTAGCTGTGTGCCGATGAAATCGAACATATCCAGCGCTTGCTTGAGCGCAAACAGATGCTCTGCGCGCCAGTTGCCTTGCAGGCTTTTTGCGATTTCGTCAGCGGTAGCGCGAATGCGCACATTCTTCATTGCGGCCAGCACTTGACCGTCGCGCTCGCCAGCGACAATGGCGCGCAGAATCTTTTGCCCCGTCTCGCCGACCACGTCCGAGATGACGTTGGTGAGCTGGATGTTCATCTGCGTGAGCGCCTTTTGCATGCGCTGCACATGCGTGCCCTGGCTTCTCAAAAGCATCCCGCGCTGGCGCCATAGAGAGCGCAATACGCACACGGCTTCGGTAGGACGAAATGCGCCGCGAAGCAAACCGTAGGTCATGAGTTGCTGCAACCATTGGCAGTCCAGCACGTCAGACTTGCGGCCCGAGACATTTTTGACGTGGCGCGCATTGACCAGAAACACTTTGAAGCCGCGCGATTCCAGAAGCTCGAACAAAGGGATCCAGTACACGCCCGTGGATTCCATCGCGACCGTGTCCACCCCGCAAGCGTCGAGCCAGTCGGCCAAGGCGTTGAGGTCAACCGTAAAGCTCGAAAACTCCCGGACAGGCTCGTCGTCCCTGTCCGGCGGCACAGATACGTAATGGGACGAACTACCGATATCGACTCCAGCCGCATGGGGATGGGTGATCGTTAAAGGCTCTCTGGATTTGCCGGGTTTGATACTGATTTTTTGCTTGCGTTGCACCATGATTATCTCCATCATTCGTTTTGGAATGTGGTGCCACATCGGGTACGTCGTCAAGCTCACTCTCTTAAACGGGATATCGGCCAAGCGTCCCAACAACGCCAAGCCAATTAACCAATGTCGATGACGTCACCCATGACCACGCTAACCCTCGGGCAATATGCACCATTGCTATTCCGGTCTTCCGTGGCACCTCATTCCACTTTGCCACATTCGGAGAGCGACGTGTTTCTTCGGCGCGATTTGCGGCACGGGGCCGATTACTACGCTAATCCGGCAGTACTTCCCCAAAGGCATGGAGTTGGCTGACGTTACCGAAGAGCAAGTGCAGCGAGCGGTAGAACGACTCAACCACCGGCCACGCAAAGTGCTGGGTTTCAGATCACCGCATGAAGTACTATTCGGGGTGGAGATGCGCTACACCAAGCCAGTATTAGCTGTTGCACTTCGAACTGAATCCGCCTAATTTAAATACATCTATCTGATTATTATATAAAATTCGTTATGAATAAAAAATAATAGCTTCGAACATTTGTTACCTTCATTTATCAATGATTTTAGGCTGTACTCTTGGGCAGCTCCATTATCCACTTATCGTGCTCGGGTAAATGTCTAAGATGAAGAAAACGTAGTTTAGGGATTTACGGTTTTTATTTAATTATGATTGCGGAGGGCTGTTATGGACGTGAAACGTAAAACAGTAGGGGACTTTCATCCTGAAGTATTGAAACTATTCGATAAGTATGTACATGGTGATATTTCTCGTCGAGGTTTTTTGCAATCGGTCGCCCAGTTCGCAGGTGGCGTCACAGCCTTAAGTTTGCTAGATGCGCTGAATCCACGCTTCGCCGACGCATATCAGGTTGCAAGCAATGATTCACGTATTACAACAAACTATGTGGAATATCCTTCGCCGCAGGGTTACGGGAAATTGCGAGGTTATCTGGCGCAGCCTGCCAAAGCCAAAGGTAAATTGCCTGTCGTGTTGGTGGTACATGAGAATCGCGGGCTTAATCCGCATATCGAAGATATAGCACGCCGTCTCGCGCTGGATAATTTTATCGCTTTTGCACCGGATGCGCTGTATCCATTAGGCGGTTACCCAGGAGATGAAGACAAGGCACGAGAACTCTTTTCTAAACTTGATCAGACCAAGACTAAGGAGGATTTTGTTGCTGCGTTTGGGTTTTTGAAAAAGCTTCCCGAAGGCAATGGCAAAGTTGGCGTGGTGGGTTTTTGCTACGGTGGCGGAATCGCTAATTTTCTGGCGACGCGTTTTCCCGATCTGGATGCTGCCGTACCTTTTTATGGTGGTCAGCCATCAAATGAAGATGCAATCAAGATCAGGGCACCGCTGTTGTTGCACTATGCCGAGAAAGACGACCGCATCACAGGTGGATGGCCGAAATATGAGACTGCGCTGAAGGCTGCTGGCGTCAACTATCAGGGGTTCGTCTACCCGGGTGTGCAGCATGGTTTCAACAACGACACCACGCCGCGCTACGATGAAGCAGCTGCGAAGCTGGCGTGGCAACGCACAATCACCTTTTTTGATACTCATCTGCGCAGATAATGCAGAGACATTAGAGAGATAAAAAATTTAGATTAAAAAGACTGGCGTGGTTGGACATGAGGCTAGTATAACAACCCATTAATTACAAAACATAATGTCTAGCCATTTTTGTATCTGCATCCTGCCGAGTGAACGTCCACTCAATGCCACGTTGCTCCATGTTACGGCGCAACTGCCAAGCATTCACTTCGGCGGTGAGCGTAACACGGTCTGGCAGGCGTCGATCAAGGCACTGGCGGTCAAGAATACCGATTTCGATTTCAGCCATGTTGAGCCAACTGGCATGTTTCGGCGTGTAGTGAAAGACTACACGTCGCAGCAGTGCCTTTGCTTCCTTGGCACCGAGCACTTCCTCGAAGCACTTGCGAAAGTGGGTGTTGAGATTGTCCATCACCAGATGGATACGCTGCGCCGTGACATAAACCTGCTTGTGATCACGACCGTCCGCCGACCTCCTTTTGGCTCGACCGCCACGAACAGGTTGCAAGTACCGGCGCGGACATACTCGTAATCCTGCTTCGCGGACGAGTTGGGCTGGGTTGGCAAAGGGGGCCGCGTATCCTTGAGCAGCTGCTTGCTCTTCTCGTCCAAACAGACCACGGGTTCTTCCGCCCGGAACGGACGGGCATAAAGATCGAGCAGGTCATACATTCGCTGCCGGTATTCTTCGGTCAAAGCGCCAATGCACCACATCACCTTGCACCATGGCTTGAGACAGTTTTTTTTAGCAGCCGGCGAATAGTCTCGCGGCTGATCGGACCAATATCCGCCTGCCTCTGCGCTGCCTGTTCCAGCAACTCGAGCGTCCAGCGCCTGGCACCTTCCGGCGGCTCCGAGCAGGCCAGAGCGGTAATCTTCGCCTCGACGTCGGTAGCAAACTGCCGAGGCTTGCCGGGACGCGCGACATCGCACAGTGCATATTCGGCACCATCCTCCAGATATGCGCTTCGTGTCCGCCAGATGGCGGTTCGTCCAACGCCGAGAACTGCCATGATCTGGGCTTCGGGGATCCCGCGATCAAGGGCAGATAAAATATGTGCCCGATTGACTTCTCGGGCGTGGTGCAAACCCTTTGTACGATATGTCTCGATCAACTCACGATCCTCGTCGGTAAGATACAGTTCAGTCTGTCGCATGGCAGGCTCCTCATCATGGGATGGGTATGCGACAGTATAATATATGTTTCGTTATTTATGAGTTTAGATACTAGGCTTTTTGATGGTGAGCTTGAATTCGACAAGTCTGATTATCGCTATCCTATAACGGATGAACAGGCCAGCGAGAACGTGTCTGATCATCCGGGTTAAGAGGTCATACTGGATTAATTTTTAGCTTCTATTTTTACTATAGACATCATCCATTTACTATGCTGATGACTGAGTATCAGTAACTTAAGGAGCCCAGCAGCATGAGCCGCTGTAACCAGCGGCAGGTTTAGTTTCGTTCTGCGGGGCGGGAATAGATTTGGCAGTGTCGCTTTGAATTGAAGTACTTGATTGCTTGGAGCTATCAGACATTGAAGTACCAGATTGTCTGGCGTTAGCAGGCATTGAAGTATTTGACTGTCTAGATTTATCTCGCTTTGAGGTATCGGATTGTGTTGCTCTATCAGGCATTGAGGTACGGGTTTGCCAAGAGCTGTCGGGTTTTGAAATCCCAGAACGAACCGGCTCTCCCGATTCCGATACAATGCAACCAGATCCTGAGGTTACACAATCAGCATGCGCTGACATAGCGAATGCAAAGCTGGAAGCTATAGCGAAATTAAGAACAGTTTTTAACATGTAAATCTCCTTGTATAGAATTAATAATTTGATTACTTAAAATTATTGATACGCCCAAATGATGCTTAAAGTGAAAGGTGCCATTACAATTTAACTGGCATATCACGGTCGAACCAATAGTTGCAGTCTGGTTATTTAATATCCTCGAGCCTCACTCATCTAAATAAATAGGCAGACCTTAGATAGTACTTTAACGAGCAGCATATATATTGTCTGTGCGGTCTCCCACATTTTTTAATTTAACCGATCATTAGCAGATTCCTAACTCCGGCATTTATCTAAGGCGGTTTTGGTCTCACTATTGTTTGGTTTAAATTAAAATTAATTGGCTACAATTATTCCCTGTATCTCCAGGAACAGGAACAAATGTATGAGGCTAAAGGAGCGTCCATAATTAACTAATTGCAGAGAGTTTTTATCGTAAAACGATAGGCTATACTAAGCTGGTATGAGCTGTAGCACCTCTAATTTGAATCTGCCTATAGTTGCCTATGACATACCAAAATAAATTTACCTTTCTTACTCATCATGTTGAAATTTTGCGCTCCAGCTATTTACACTGGACTGGAAAATCTTTTTTTGATAAAGGCATTACTCATGAAAATGCTGTAGAGGCCCTTTTTGTGGCTCCGTTCGCAGTTCTCTCTCACGGCATCGGGGGAGACCCAATATTCAATTATGGTAATCAACGAGCGCTGGATATATTCGAAATGAGCTGGGAAGAGTTTACCGTTCTTCCATCACGCTTATCGGCTGAAACAGTAAATCAAAAAGAGCGGGTTAAACTGCTGGATGCAGTTGGCAAACATGGATACATCAATAATTATTCTGGTATCCGTATTTCGAAGTCGGGTCGGCGTTTCATGATCCATGACGCTACGGTATGGAATTTGATGACACCAGAGGGTCAGTTTTATGGCCAAGCAGCACTCATCAGAGACTGGAAATATCTTTAATTTTTTCGATGCAACGTTAAATACTTTACAGGCTTCTTTAACATTGGCGGTCATACCTGCATTGCCACTGTGTCTTTTGTGAATTATTTCCCCGTCTTTGTGACCACATCTTAATATCAATGAGTTTTTATGAGGGATTTTCATCCGATGTGCGGCCTTGCCAAGATTATCCCGCTTACCATTCAATTCAATCGATCGTAAGAAACGAGGCAGGAGATTTTTAACTCTTATGCATAAGGGGCACTGCCTTTTAGGTAAAGTCGAAATACCCACAGCCCGATGGAGTACTGATTAGAAACTGTGACCATTGGAATTCATGGTGACCTCCATTAACAAAAAATATTTCTTAACTTTAAACACGCTAGACCGATAACAAGTTCGTGGATTTCGAACTTGAATCCACTTAAGTAAACTTTAGACAATTAAGGTGCGAGGATTGGATATGGATAGCAAAATTACATTTATCAAAACCAGTAAGGGTGAGGACGAAAGCAATAGGATAACAAATTATTTATCCAGTGAGATCAAGCGTGTTTTTTGTTTAATTGATAATAAATCCACTGTGAAAGAACTGATGAAACGGGCTGCGCCCAGTTTGCGGGAATCGCTTGAATATATGCTACAGGAACTGATCAATGGAGGCTTTATTCAAGATAAAGACAAGGTGAGTTGCGTTGCTAATATTGCGATTCCACGGGACAGACGGGTCAGCAGCGCTCCCAAGATTTATACTGGCCGAGATCGGCGGAGTGCGACACCGTTGCGAGTTACTGAGCGCCAGATAAGCTCACCGAAAATACGGCCTATTTAATTAATGCCGCAGAATCATTATGAATACGTGCCTGATCAAAGTTGTACATTTGCAAAGCCATGAAATTCATGTACTGAAAAATTCAGTGATGGCATTTGTCATGTGGAAGAGAATATTTTCTTGATAGTCAGCTATGTAGTGTGTTTGTTCGTTCAGGCGTTGCAAGTCAGTTTCAGAAACCGGCCAGAAGCAGCCGATCAAGAATCCTCACCTCAAACGAAAACTGCATGTTCTTTTAATGTTCAGGCTGAGCGTTCAATTGCAAAAGAAAGAGATACAACATGTATACGCTTATTTTCTTCGGTATCGTTGCCATAGTATTGATTTACGGCATTAGCTTGTATAACAACTTGGTGAGTGTCAAAAATGCCGTTGCCAAGGCTTGGGCCAACATCGACGTGCTATTGAAACAGCGCCATGACGAGTTGCCAAAACTGGTTGAAGTGTGCAAACAGTACAAGCAGTTTGAGCAGTCCACTCTGCAAAAAGTTATTGAGGCACGATCACAGGTGCAGTCTGCGGGGAACCGTCAAGATATCGACGCCCTGGGGCAGGCGGAAGGGATGCTACGCGCGGGACTGGGCAGAATCTTCGCCCTTGCAGAAGCTTACCCGGAGCTAAAAGCTAATGAAAGTTTCATGCAGCTGCAGAGTCGTATCAGTAATCTTGAGAATGGAATTGCTGACCGCCGTGAATTTTATAACGACGCAGTGAGCATCAATAATGTGCACATTGAAATCTTTCCCGCCAATATCCTTGCGAAGATGTTCGGCTTTGATGAAAAAACCTTGTTGGTATTCTCTGCGGAAGAAAAGATGGATGTAAATCTCCAGCAATTATTTAACTAACGATTACGGCAAATATATCTTGCCTGTTAATGAACCATCCATGCTTGTTTTCCCTGATCTCTGGTGGGTAAGATTCGTGCGAATCGCTGTGCAATATTCACGATAATCCCCATGCTGGATTGGCTACGACGCAAATATGCGCAACTTATTACCTCAGGTGCGCAGCTGTTGCTGCTGCTTGTTGGTATCAACCTGCATTCCCGCGACGGCTGGGTGTCTTGCCTTGCTGCAATTGCCTTGATTAGTTTCTATGCATGGATATCTTCGCTATATAGGCTGCGTACCTTACGCAACACACCTACATCAAAGATTGCTTCTGCCGCACAAGGTTATGTTGAATTAGTGGGAAAGGGTCAACCATTCTGTGATCCTCTATTGTTCAGCACGTTAAGACGAGTTCCTTGCTTGTGGTGCCGTTATAAAATCGAACAGCAAGAGAAAAATGGATGGAAAATAATAGATAGCGGTGAAACTGACGACTCTTTCATACTGCGCGACGACACCGGTGAATGCGTGGTTGACCCGGAGAATGCAGAGATCATCACTCAGGATTATGACCAGTGGCAAGAGGATGGCTGTCGTTACACTGAGTGGAAATTGATCAAGGGTGAAATCCTCTACGTCATCGGGCGGTTTCGTACGCTTGGTGGGAGCAATCAGGAATTTGACCTGCGCGTTGAGTTGAACGCATTGCTGACTGAATGGAAGAAAAGTATGCCCACGTTGCTTGCACGCTTTGATTTGAATAAAGATGGGGAGCTAGGCATAGAGGAATGGGAACTCGTTAGACAAGCGGCCAAGCGGGAAGTAGAGAAAATGAAGGTGGATGTTCTGGCCCAGCCCAGCACCCATATCATCAGCCGTTCTCCTGATGGACAACTCTTCCTTATCAGCAACCTCTCGGGGGATCGTCTGTCACGTCGCTACATGTTCTGGGTCTGGGGGCATCTCATGATTTTCTTTGGATCGCTTGGTGGGTTAGGATTAATGCTGCAAAATGTCAGCTTATAACGTAAAACACAATATTATGGACGGCATCCATGTTCATCAGAATTATCAATATAAAATCCATGCTCTTGGTCAACGGTCATTGATGTGATGCGTTTTAGAAAGATATATGGTCTGACTTTTTTAGAGTCATTCAGGTTTTGGGGAACTAAATATTTATTTTTATCTTTTTATTTTCGACTACTGGTTAAAAAGCTTTACAGGGGCCAAATCGGAATCGCTACTCAAATTTATCGGATAGCAATTCTCTGAAATTAGATTGTTACGTGTGCTACATAGTGGGGTACAGAGATAATGAAGACATCAAAAATGCGTTTGGTTTTAACCTTAATCATCGCCCTGTTGGTGGGGGTTTCGACTAGCGAGGCAGTGTTTGCGGCAGGCGGAGGGCGTGGTGGTGGCTGGCACGGGGGCGGTGGGTGGCATGGCGGCGGCGGGTGGCGTGGAGGTGGCTGGAACGGTGGTGGGCGCGTAGGCATCTATCTCGGTGCGCCGATTGGGTTTAATTTTGGGTATTCTCCGTACTCATACTATGGGGCATCGTACTATGGGTCGCCCTATTATTATTCGCCGGCGCCCGCGTATTACCCCCCGGTGCAGCCTGCGCCGGTAATTTACACCGAACGAAGAGACGACCCACAGATAAGAACACAAGAAGCACCGAGAAATTCGTCGCAAAATGTTCAGGGTTCTTGGTGGTATTACTGCGTAAATTCAAATTCTTATTATCCATATGTTAATAAATGTCCAGGAGGTTGGCTGCGAGTTGCGCCGCAACCTGCACCCGATTCAGATGACCAACCCGCTGTGAGTAATGTATCTGCGCCATGACACATAAATTGCGACTTTCTTTCTTGCTGTTGGCAGTTCTCGTGCTCAATGCTTGTACGTCGTTACCGACTGGTCCAGGTATGCTTGCGCTGCCGGGCACGGGAAAAAGCTTTAACCAGTTCCGATTTGACGAGGCTGATTGCAGGCGGTATGCCAGCACTCAGGTCGGTGGTCGCACGGCCAATGAAGCAGCGGCTGAGAGTGGTGTGAGAAGCGCAGTGGTAGGAACTGCAATTGGCGCCACAGCGGGCGCATTGTTAGGCGGACACAATGGCGCTGGCGTGGGCGCCGGATCTGGATTGCTCATTGGTTCCATGGTAGGAGTGGGCACGGGTGAAAGCTCAGGACTCAACCTTCAGCAGCGTTATGACTTCGCATATCACCAATGCATGTATGCGAAAGGCCATCGTGTCCCAGTATCAGGCCGTTTGGAATATTCACGGCAGCCTGTCCAAAATAGCAAATATGCACCTTCACCGGCTCCAAGCGGAACGCCATCATTGCCTTCTGTTAACTCTTTCGTGCCTCCGCCGCCGCCTCGCGGGGCTCCGCCACCACCGCCTCCGGATGTTTCCACAGCTCCGTTGACCCCTGAAGATATTCAGCAATTAGTGCCTCGTGAGGATGTCCTGCCCCTAACGACGCCTGATGACACTTCTCCACTAGTGCCTTCTGAGGATTTTCAGCCACCCATGCCTCCAAGCGGCAATCCGCCACCGCCACCTCCTGATGCTTAGACATCAACGATGATCCTGAGAGCGTCGGGCATCTAAGAGCCTGTTCACGATCTTCGCAGCAGCAGAACCAGGAAGGCAAGGTGGATGAATTGCAGGCTGGTATTGAGTTTGCGTTCGCAGTTCTTCCATAGCCGTCTGCATTTCTCCAACCAGGCGAAGCTGCGCTCAACCACCCAACGCTTTGGGATGACGGCGAAGGTGTGCAGTTCGTTGCGCTTGGCGATCTGCACCGATGCCCCCAGTATTTCATCGACTGCCAACGCAAATGGTCGACCTACATAACCACCGTCAGCCAGAATACGTTGTACCTGCGCAAGGCCTGGTTTGCACCGTGCCATCGCCTGCAAGATACCTTTCCGATCAGTGACCTCAGCGGTGGTCACCGCAACTGCATGCGGTAGTCCTTGGGTATCCACCGCAATGTGGCGCTTGATTCCAGAGATCTTCTTGCCTGCGTCATAACCCTTCTGACCCGCCGTGTCCGTGTTTTTCACGCTCTGCGCGTCCACAATCAATAGCGTCGGCTGTGCGTTGCGCCCCTGTCTCGTACGGGCCACGCCAACTTGATTTTTTTAACGCCCGCTCCAGCAGGCTCATTCCTTCCTCGTCCTGCTCACTCCACTTGGCAAAGTAGGAGTGCACCGTGCGCCATTTCGGAAACTCCCTCGGTAGCATTCGCCACTGGCAGCCGCTCTTGAGCAGGTACAGTACCGCGCTCCAGACCTCATATAAGTCCACCGTGCGGGGCTTGGTACGCTTGCGCGCCCCTTCCAGCAAGGGCCTAATTTGCTCGAACTGCTCGCGGCTGATGTCGCTTGGGTATTTTTTCTTGCGCATTCGGACATTGTCTCGGATTTCAGCAAGATCGTGAACAGGCTCTTAGTGCATCGTCTGGTTTTACGATAGTCCAGGAACTTGAACTTCGTGAAACGGGTGAATGTGATTTGAGCCAGATTTCGCATTGGCGCACCCAAAAATCAATGAGGCTCACCCACGGTTAGCGAAAGTCCATTATCTTTCGGGCCAAGTCCGAGCAGCCACGGTACCGCAGTTTTAGCCCATCTCTCTGCGTTAGGATAATCCCGTGCTTGCGAACCAAAGGTACTGCGCAGCATGTCCGTATTAATGATTCCAGGATTCAAAGGGGTCGCCGCCATTCCCTGTGGCAGTTCCTGAGCTAATGCTTTGGTCAGACCTTCGATTGCCCACTTGGTCGCGCAATAAGGGGCGACTTCCGCATCGGTTGAGCGGCCCCAGCCAGAGCTGAGATTAACAATGACTCCGCTCCGCTTGGCTATCATGGCCGGTACGAAATGTCGGATAACATTGGCTACTCCCTTTATGTTCACATCAACGACCATGGAGAATTCACTGGCAGGCACTTTCCAAAGCGGTGCATTACGGTTGACGAGTGCGGCGTTATTTATCAGCAGGTCGGGCGAACCGGCCAAGCTCAGGCAATGTTTTGCCCAATCACGCACAGCCTCATCGTTTGTGACGTCTAGCACCTCGAAGCAACTGTCTGGCCCATGAAGGTTATTCAGTTCATGAATCGCAACTTCTGATCGTCCACAACCTAAAACTCGGTGGCCGAGACGAATAAATCCATCGGTCATAACACGTCCCAATCCACGGCTTACGCCAGTAATGACAATCACTTTGGAAGTCATAAGATCACCAGTTTATTCATTTTGCTTGTCTTCCCGTTACGTAGTGTTCAAGTGAATGAGAGCGATAATTTAGCTCGTTGATATTGCGGGGGCCAATGGGCACCGTATCCGTTTGTTCCGTGCCAAGGATATGTTCGGCTTGCATAGCTCGCAGATTAAATTCTAGCTTGTGATAATCAGGTTTCATACATTGACACAGTTGATAGACGGTTTAGTTGTGCTCGCGTTTCTTGATGTGTGCCGCATTGTCTATTCGAAATGAGCACAAACCTGTTATTTAACAACAGGCAGAAACTCAGAGGGTATCGCCCAGAGATGTGCTGCTACTAAAGCGCGCCAAGGCGAAAACTCAGCCAGCCAGCGCTCTGTGAAGTTCTCAGTAACTTTTTCCGTGGGACCAAGTAACAGTTGTAATTTGCGCCGAACGGCCGCATCTCCATGTAGCGAGCCATCGAGCCAGCCGAAACCACGAAGCAGCGCGTAATTGACGGTCCAAGGGCCTATGCCGCGTAAGCTTAGCAGTTGCTTGTGAATTTCCTCAACGGGTATCGTGGTCATCCATGTCTCCAGCGGCAGACGGTTTGCTGCAACCTCGCGGCTCAACATGATCAGCGTTTGAGCCTTGGTTTGCGAGAATCCTGCTTGGCGCAGTTCCGTTTCGCTCAAGTTTGCAACTTTATCTGCATCTGGATAACACGCCAGCCCAGAGGAATCTTTCACGCCAGTCAGCTGAA contains:
- a CDS encoding IS110 family transposase, translating into MVQRKQKISIKPGKSREPLTITHPHAAGVDIGSSSHYVSVPPDRDDEPVREFSSFTVDLNALADWLDACGVDTVAMESTGVYWIPLFELLESRGFKVFLVNARHVKNVSGRKSDVLDCQWLQQLMTYGLLRGAFRPTEAVCVLRSLWRQRGMLLRSQGTHVQRMQKALTQMNIQLTNVISDVVGETGQKILRAIVAGERDGQVLAAMKNVRIRATADEIAKSLQGNWRAEHLFALKQALDMFDFIGTQLAECDREIEGQLQSLQVHDGEPAKGKKRGRARNAPKFDLRTQLFRMCGVDLTRIDGIDVTTALAVISETGADMSRFPTAGHFASWLGLCPGTKITGGKVMSGKTKRVANRAAQALRLAAAALRSSQSALGAYFRRMCGRMDKPKAVTAAAHKLARLIYTMLTKGEEYTDQGQDYYEERYRERVLRQLAQRAEKMGMKLVVNEQPA
- a CDS encoding dienelactone hydrolase family protein, giving the protein MDVKRKTVGDFHPEVLKLFDKYVHGDISRRGFLQSVAQFAGGVTALSLLDALNPRFADAYQVASNDSRITTNYVEYPSPQGYGKLRGYLAQPAKAKGKLPVVLVVHENRGLNPHIEDIARRLALDNFIAFAPDALYPLGGYPGDEDKARELFSKLDQTKTKEDFVAAFGFLKKLPEGNGKVGVVGFCYGGGIANFLATRFPDLDAAVPFYGGQPSNEDAIKIRAPLLLHYAEKDDRITGGWPKYETALKAAGVNYQGFVYPGVQHGFNNDTTPRYDEAAAKLAWQRTITFFDTHLRR
- a CDS encoding transposase gives rise to the protein MQPVRGGRAKRRSADGRDHKQVYVTAQRIHLVMDNLNTHFRKCFEEVLGAKEAKALLRRVVFHYTPKHASWLNMAEIEIGILDRQCLDRRLPDRVTLTAEVNAWQLRRNMEQRGIEWTFTRQDADTKMARHYVL
- a CDS encoding helix-turn-helix domain-containing protein, translating into MRQTELYLTDEDRELIETYRTKGLHHAREVNRAHILSALDRGIPEAQIMAVLGVGRTAIWRTRSAYLEDGAEYALCDVARPGKPRQFATDVEAKITALACSEPPEGARRWTLELLEQAAQRQADIGPISRETIRRLLKKTVSSHGAR
- a CDS encoding MEKHLA domain-containing protein; protein product: MTYQNKFTFLTHHVEILRSSYLHWTGKSFFDKGITHENAVEALFVAPFAVLSHGIGGDPIFNYGNQRALDIFEMSWEEFTVLPSRLSAETVNQKERVKLLDAVGKHGYINNYSGIRISKSGRRFMIHDATVWNLMTPEGQFYGQAALIRDWKYL
- a CDS encoding LemA family protein, giving the protein MYTLIFFGIVAIVLIYGISLYNNLVSVKNAVAKAWANIDVLLKQRHDELPKLVEVCKQYKQFEQSTLQKVIEARSQVQSAGNRQDIDALGQAEGMLRAGLGRIFALAEAYPELKANESFMQLQSRISNLENGIADRREFYNDAVSINNVHIEIFPANILAKMFGFDEKTLLVFSAEEKMDVNLQQLFN
- a CDS encoding E3 ubiquitin ligase family protein is translated as MLDWLRRKYAQLITSGAQLLLLLVGINLHSRDGWVSCLAAIALISFYAWISSLYRLRTLRNTPTSKIASAAQGYVELVGKGQPFCDPLLFSTLRRVPCLWCRYKIEQQEKNGWKIIDSGETDDSFILRDDTGECVVDPENAEIITQDYDQWQEDGCRYTEWKLIKGEILYVIGRFRTLGGSNQEFDLRVELNALLTEWKKSMPTLLARFDLNKDGELGIEEWELVRQAAKREVEKMKVDVLAQPSTHIISRSPDGQLFLISNLSGDRLSRRYMFWVWGHLMIFFGSLGGLGLMLQNVSL
- a CDS encoding glycine zipper family protein — its product is MTHKLRLSFLLLAVLVLNACTSLPTGPGMLALPGTGKSFNQFRFDEADCRRYASTQVGGRTANEAAAESGVRSAVVGTAIGATAGALLGGHNGAGVGAGSGLLIGSMVGVGTGESSGLNLQQRYDFAYHQCMYAKGHRVPVSGRLEYSRQPVQNSKYAPSPAPSGTPSLPSVNSFVPPPPPRGAPPPPPPDVSTAPLTPEDIQQLVPREDVLPLTTPDDTSPLVPSEDFQPPMPPSGNPPPPPPDA
- a CDS encoding IS5 family transposase (programmed frameshift); translated protein: MRKKKYPSDISREQFEQIRPLLEGARKRTKPRTVDLYEVWSAVLYLLKSGCQWRMLPREFPKWRTVHSYFAKWSEQDEEGMSLLERALKKSQVGVARTRQGRNAQPTLLIVDAQSVKNTDTAGQKGYDAGKKISGIKRHIAVDTQGLPHAVAVTTAEVTDRKGILQAMARCKPGLAQVQRILADGGYVGRPFALAVDEILGASVQIAKRNELHTFAVIPKRWVVERSFAWLEKCRRLWKNCERKLNTSLQFIHLAFLVLLLRRS
- a CDS encoding SDR family oxidoreductase → MTSKVIVITGVSRGLGRVMTDGFIRLGHRVLGCGRSEVAIHELNNLHGPDSCFEVLDVTNDEAVRDWAKHCLSLAGSPDLLINNAALVNRNAPLWKVPASEFSMVVDVNIKGVANVIRHFVPAMIAKRSGVIVNLSSGWGRSTDAEVAPYCATKWAIEGLTKALAQELPQGMAATPLNPGIINTDMLRSTFGSQARDYPNAERWAKTAVPWLLGLGPKDNGLSLTVGEPH
- a CDS encoding DNA-3-methyladenine glycosylase family protein, whose translation is MRTHLSCSIPLADDFRVDDVLDFHGRDTLAVAERIDGHCLQKGLMWEGQAASLTIRLEIGHADVELAIDGVTNANQDTLVQIVRRMLGLTQRIEDFESIYRTHPQLGLLIARQPGLRVPLSATPFEALTWAITGQQISIGAAVSLRRKFIQLTGVKDSSGLACYPDADKVANLSETELRQAGFSQTKAQTLIMLSREVAANRLPLETWMTTIPVEEIHKQLLSLRGIGPWTVNYALLRGFGWLDGSLHGDAAVRRKLQLLLGPTEKVTENFTERWLAEFSPWRALVAAHLWAIPSEFLPVVK